From one Caldithrix abyssi DSM 13497 genomic stretch:
- a CDS encoding 4Fe-4S binding protein, whose product MRTARRISQVLFFLLFLWLFLITRYPYEHGIASDWFLRLSPLSPLFLFIKDLQLHWFLWPALIILALTLFLGRFFCGWICPLGTLIDLSSKIVKSPDNRSSAKLQNVRFVKFALLAGFVLLAIMGVHWWGYFDPLSIFNRALTVVFYPFATFLIEPALLGLADIAPLETPAYWLYDHFKWYVMPENQAHYQQVVWIALFIFLILAAEKISRRFWCRYLCPAGALLGFLSQFRFYERLVGEQCPVCNKCVTDCKMNAIPQDDVGRTSKVECIECFNCGEVCPENIKAITYRWRWRPYHTSVDYSRRQFLGTTAASIAALGLLSVNLKDRSQTGRQVRPPGALPEDDFRDRCIRCLECVRVCASNGACLQPSGIQTSIDDLWLPIANMRQGYCEYNCNLCTQVCPTDALLPLTLEQKKKTPIGLAHFDKNLCIPYDRHEDCLVCEEHCPTLDKAIKFDVRDYTDPQTGITRKVKYPYVVKELCIGCGICVYKCPLVGEPGIFVTTNNQLRLVNIS is encoded by the coding sequence TTGCGTACGGCGCGTCGCATCAGTCAGGTATTGTTCTTTTTGCTGTTTTTATGGCTCTTTTTAATTACGCGATACCCTTACGAGCACGGTATTGCAAGCGACTGGTTTTTACGCCTTAGCCCGCTTTCACCCTTATTCCTGTTTATTAAAGATCTTCAGCTGCACTGGTTTTTGTGGCCTGCGTTAATCATTCTGGCGCTAACCTTATTTTTAGGCCGTTTTTTCTGCGGCTGGATTTGTCCCCTGGGCACGTTGATTGATTTAAGTAGCAAGATCGTTAAATCGCCGGACAACCGTTCTTCTGCCAAACTTCAGAACGTACGCTTTGTTAAGTTTGCGTTGTTGGCTGGATTTGTTCTGCTGGCCATAATGGGCGTTCACTGGTGGGGCTATTTTGATCCGCTGTCTATTTTCAACCGCGCATTGACCGTTGTGTTTTATCCTTTTGCTACCTTTTTGATCGAGCCTGCCTTATTAGGCCTGGCCGATATTGCGCCGCTGGAAACGCCGGCCTACTGGTTGTACGACCATTTTAAGTGGTACGTCATGCCGGAAAATCAGGCGCATTACCAGCAAGTTGTGTGGATCGCTCTTTTCATTTTTCTCATCCTGGCGGCAGAAAAAATATCCCGCCGCTTCTGGTGCCGCTATCTCTGTCCGGCGGGCGCTCTGCTGGGCTTTCTGTCGCAGTTTCGTTTTTACGAACGGCTTGTCGGCGAACAGTGCCCGGTTTGCAATAAATGCGTAACCGATTGCAAGATGAACGCCATCCCGCAGGACGATGTGGGGCGCACCAGCAAGGTGGAGTGTATTGAGTGTTTTAATTGCGGCGAGGTTTGCCCGGAAAATATTAAAGCCATTACGTACCGCTGGCGCTGGAGGCCTTATCATACGTCTGTGGATTATTCTCGCCGACAATTTTTAGGCACTACTGCAGCCAGCATTGCCGCTCTGGGATTACTGTCCGTAAATCTAAAAGATCGTTCGCAAACCGGGCGGCAGGTTCGTCCTCCGGGCGCATTGCCGGAAGATGATTTTAGAGACCGTTGCATCCGTTGTCTGGAATGCGTGCGCGTTTGCGCTTCCAATGGCGCCTGCCTGCAGCCTTCAGGCATTCAGACATCCATTGACGATTTATGGCTGCCCATCGCCAACATGCGGCAGGGCTATTGCGAATATAACTGCAATCTCTGCACCCAGGTTTGTCCCACCGATGCCCTGCTGCCTCTAACTCTGGAGCAGAAAAAGAAGACGCCCATCGGTTTGGCCCATTTTGATAAAAATTTGTGCATCCCTTACGACCGTCACGAAGACTGCCTGGTTTGTGAAGAACACTGCCCCACATTGGATAAAGCCATCAAGTTTGATGTGCGCGATTACACCGACCCCCAGACGGGAATTACGCGCAAGGTAAAATATCCTTATGTGGTAAAAGAGTTGTGCATTGGATGCGGCATTTGTGTGTACAAGTGTCCGCTGGTCGGCGAGCCAGGCATTTTTGTAACCACCAACAACCAGTTAAGGCTGGTGAATATATCCTGA